Proteins found in one Thermus caldifontis genomic segment:
- the lon gene encoding endopeptidase La yields the protein MKDVLRLELPVLPLRNTVILPHTTTAVDVGRPKSKRAVEEALNADRYLFLVTQKDPEVDDPAPEDLYEVGTLAVVKQAMRLPDGTLQVMVEARNRAKLLSYVAAPYLRAIGEAMPEPPLQDASLARVLVNEVQEAFERYLQNHKTLRLDRYQQEAVKSTLDPAILADLVAHHATWDLQDKQAILETPEVEERLKKVLALLLRDLERFDLDKKIAARVKEQMDQNQREYYLREQMKAIQKELGGGEDFLSEIEELRERIEKKGMPEAVKEKALKELKRLERMQPGSPEATVSRTYLDWLLDVPWTEADPEVLDIAVTKRVLDEDHYGLKDVKERILEYLAVRQLTQGKEVKGHAPILCFVGPPGVGKTSLGKSIARSMNRRFHRISLGGVRDEAEIRGHRRTYIGALPGKIIQGMKQVGVVNPVFLLDEIDKLSSDWRGDPASALLEVLDPEQNHTFTDHYLDVPYDLSKVFFITTANTLSTIPKPLLDRMEVIEIPGYTLPEKRAIARHFRWPFQVREAGLEGKLEITDQALDRIVQEYTREAGVRNLDRELSKVARKAAKDYLESPWEGVRVVEAQDLEAYLGVPRYRPDRAEKAPQVGVAQGLAWTPYGGALLTIEAVAVPGTGKVNLTGNLGEVMKESAHAALTYLRAHREEWGLPEGFHKEYDLHVHVPEGATPKDGPSAGITMATALASALTGRPVRMDVAMTGEITLRGKVLAIGGVKEKLLAAHQAGIYRVILPKENQPELKEVPEEVLKDLEITFVEEVGEVLRLLLLPPAPPPVAPLERPQPGAGA from the coding sequence GAGGACCTCTACGAGGTGGGCACCCTGGCGGTGGTGAAGCAGGCCATGCGCCTGCCCGACGGCACCCTGCAGGTGATGGTGGAGGCCAGAAACCGGGCAAAGCTTCTTTCCTACGTGGCCGCCCCCTACCTTAGGGCCATCGGGGAGGCGATGCCCGAGCCCCCCCTCCAGGATGCCAGCCTGGCCCGGGTCCTGGTGAACGAGGTGCAGGAGGCCTTTGAACGCTACCTGCAAAACCACAAAACCCTACGCCTGGACCGCTACCAGCAAGAGGCGGTAAAGAGCACCCTTGACCCCGCCATCCTGGCCGACCTGGTGGCCCACCACGCCACCTGGGACCTTCAGGACAAGCAGGCCATCCTGGAAACGCCGGAGGTGGAGGAGCGGCTTAAGAAGGTCCTCGCCCTCCTCCTAAGGGACCTGGAGCGCTTTGACCTGGACAAGAAGATCGCCGCCCGGGTCAAGGAGCAGATGGACCAGAACCAACGGGAATACTACCTCCGGGAGCAGATGAAGGCCATCCAGAAGGAGCTGGGAGGCGGGGAAGACTTCTTGAGCGAGATAGAAGAGCTTCGGGAGCGCATCGAGAAGAAGGGGATGCCCGAGGCGGTCAAGGAGAAGGCCCTCAAGGAGCTGAAGCGCCTGGAGCGCATGCAACCCGGCTCCCCCGAGGCCACGGTGAGCCGCACCTACCTGGACTGGCTCTTGGATGTCCCTTGGACCGAGGCCGACCCCGAGGTCCTGGACATCGCCGTCACCAAGCGGGTTCTGGACGAGGACCACTACGGCCTTAAGGACGTGAAGGAGCGCATCCTGGAGTACCTGGCCGTGCGCCAGCTCACCCAAGGGAAGGAGGTGAAAGGCCACGCCCCCATCCTCTGCTTCGTAGGCCCCCCGGGGGTGGGCAAGACCTCCTTGGGCAAGAGCATCGCCCGCAGCATGAACCGCAGGTTCCACCGCATCTCCTTAGGCGGCGTGCGGGACGAGGCGGAGATAAGGGGCCACCGGCGCACCTACATCGGGGCACTTCCCGGGAAGATCATCCAGGGCATGAAGCAGGTGGGGGTGGTGAATCCCGTCTTCCTCCTGGACGAGATAGACAAGCTCTCCTCCGACTGGCGGGGCGACCCGGCCTCGGCCCTGCTGGAGGTCCTGGACCCGGAGCAAAACCACACCTTCACCGACCACTACCTGGACGTTCCCTACGACCTCTCCAAGGTGTTCTTCATCACCACCGCCAACACCCTAAGCACCATCCCCAAGCCCCTTCTGGACCGCATGGAGGTCATTGAAATCCCCGGCTACACCCTGCCGGAGAAGCGGGCCATCGCCCGCCACTTCCGCTGGCCCTTCCAGGTGAGGGAGGCGGGCCTCGAGGGCAAGCTGGAGATCACCGACCAAGCCCTGGACCGCATCGTGCAGGAATATACCCGGGAAGCCGGGGTGCGGAACCTGGACCGGGAGCTCTCCAAGGTGGCCCGGAAAGCCGCCAAGGACTACCTGGAAAGCCCCTGGGAAGGGGTCAGGGTAGTGGAGGCCCAGGACCTCGAGGCCTACCTGGGCGTGCCCCGCTACCGCCCGGACCGGGCGGAGAAGGCCCCCCAGGTGGGGGTGGCCCAGGGCCTGGCCTGGACCCCTTATGGGGGTGCGCTGCTCACCATAGAAGCCGTGGCCGTACCGGGCACGGGCAAGGTGAACCTCACCGGCAACCTGGGGGAGGTGATGAAGGAGTCGGCCCACGCCGCCCTCACCTACCTCCGGGCCCACCGGGAGGAGTGGGGCCTGCCGGAAGGCTTCCACAAGGAGTACGACCTGCACGTCCACGTCCCCGAGGGGGCTACCCCCAAAGACGGCCCCTCCGCGGGCATCACCATGGCCACCGCCTTGGCCAGCGCCCTCACGGGCCGGCCCGTGCGCATGGATGTGGCCATGACCGGGGAGATCACCCTCAGGGGCAAGGTGCTGGCCATCGGCGGGGTGAAGGAGAAGCTTCTCGCCGCCCACCAGGCCGGCATCTACCGGGTGATCCTGCCCAAGGAGAACCAACCCGAGCTCAAGGAGGTCCCGGAGGAGGTCCTCAAGGACCTGGAGATCACCTTTGTGGAGGAGGTGGGGGAGGTGCTCAGGCTCCTCCTCCTACCTCCCGCACCGCCCCCTGTGGCCCCTCTGGAGAGGCCCCAGCCGGGAGCGGGGGCTTAG
- a CDS encoding P pilus assembly protein, chaperone PapD, which yields MRNLLPLLILLGAAQAQTGVGVSPPRALYPATPGASLTGSILVDHPGRSGTLQVEVVLQDVLLQADGRPLYLDPGSHPRSLTRWLSVSPLAFLLQPQATQEVRYTVQVPPNAQAGTYWGIIFFESAPAGSPQGREGLGIRVKTRVGHVVYVEVGQVSRSGRIQGFRYQPQSREAPAQVRLVFQNTGTGLLRLKGRVEVRDLQGRPLAQAEVPETASLPGATHELPAPLDKPLPAGRYLVLAVLDYGSPSLIAGEGRIEVK from the coding sequence ATGAGAAACCTCCTTCCCCTCCTGATCCTCTTAGGCGCAGCCCAGGCCCAGACCGGGGTGGGGGTGAGCCCCCCCAGGGCCCTCTACCCTGCCACCCCCGGGGCCAGCCTCACGGGAAGCATCCTGGTGGACCACCCGGGCCGAAGCGGCACCCTCCAGGTGGAGGTGGTCCTGCAGGACGTCCTCCTCCAGGCGGACGGCAGGCCCCTCTATCTGGATCCGGGAAGCCACCCCCGTTCCCTTACCCGCTGGCTTTCCGTAAGCCCCTTGGCCTTTTTGCTCCAGCCCCAGGCCACCCAGGAGGTGCGCTACACGGTGCAGGTGCCCCCTAACGCCCAGGCCGGCACCTACTGGGGCATCATCTTCTTTGAATCTGCTCCCGCAGGAAGCCCCCAGGGCAGAGAAGGCCTGGGCATCCGGGTCAAGACCCGGGTGGGGCATGTGGTCTATGTGGAGGTGGGGCAGGTGAGCCGTTCGGGCCGGATCCAGGGCTTCCGCTACCAGCCCCAAAGCCGCGAGGCTCCCGCCCAGGTGCGCCTGGTCTTCCAGAACACGGGCACGGGGCTCCTTCGCCTCAAGGGGCGGGTGGAGGTGCGGGATCTGCAAGGCCGGCCCTTGGCCCAGGCGGAGGTTCCGGAAACCGCAAGCCTCCCCGGGGCTACCCATGAGCTTCCCGCTCCCTTGGACAAACCCCTTCCCGCAGGGCGCTACCTGGTCCTGGCGGTGCTGGACTACGGAAGCCCAAGCCTCATCGCCGGGGAAGGAAGGATTGAGGTGAAATGA
- a CDS encoding molybdenum cofactor guanylyltransferase: MFTGAVIAGGLSRRFGEDKALYPYRGKPLLQWVLDSLQEAGERFVVANRPYEGFGVPVYPDLLPGADSLSGLHSALSHARYPWVAVAATDLPFLTPAYWAFLYEKALASPYPVVVAHNPEGHLEPLMAFYHKDCLPQVERQIREGDFLLRRVMEALGATYVPAEEVVARFGSQVFLNANRKEELP, encoded by the coding sequence ATGTTCACGGGGGCGGTGATCGCCGGAGGGCTTTCCCGGCGCTTTGGCGAGGACAAGGCCCTCTACCCTTACCGGGGCAAGCCCCTCCTCCAATGGGTCCTGGATAGCCTTCAGGAGGCAGGGGAACGCTTCGTTGTGGCCAACCGGCCCTACGAGGGCTTTGGGGTGCCCGTCTATCCCGATCTCCTCCCTGGGGCCGACAGCCTTTCCGGCCTCCACTCCGCCCTTTCCCACGCCCGCTACCCCTGGGTGGCGGTGGCGGCCACGGACCTTCCCTTTTTGACCCCCGCCTACTGGGCTTTTCTCTACGAAAAGGCCCTGGCTTCCCCTTACCCGGTGGTGGTGGCCCATAACCCGGAGGGCCACCTGGAGCCCCTCATGGCCTTCTACCACAAGGACTGCCTTCCCCAGGTGGAGCGGCAGATCCGGGAAGGGGATTTCCTCCTGAGGCGGGTGATGGAGGCCTTGGGAGCCACCTATGTGCCGGCGGAGGAGGTGGTGGCCCGCTTCGGCTCCCAGGTCTTCCTCAACGCCAACCGCAAGGAGGAGCTTCCCTAG
- a CDS encoding FAD-dependent oxidoreductase, with amino-acid sequence MAGWVGKAEVVVLGAGVVGLAAARLLQEKGHRVLVVAQGLGEASRVPVALVNPLRGRRFTLAPRGEEALEAALRFYGRFVPLHLGVYRPVPEGERGKVATRLGGLRHTWEEGGLLLEEAFWLEPRLLLERLAEGLSLLRARVLAWEPPYLVLEGGERVQGEVLVYAGGGQGAHLLGLSGRHIPGLVLTLLDYFPRAISYRVYVAGSVLGGSYLPHQGTPEAPPPTEGEAEWLLRGAEALLGYRPKVASAWRGMRFRLDGPALPGGMAPPERGIPYLFLVEGGFALTGLGSTGFLYAPWLGERLLRALGW; translated from the coding sequence ATGGCTGGCTGGGTGGGGAAAGCCGAGGTGGTGGTCCTGGGGGCGGGGGTGGTGGGGCTTGCCGCTGCCCGGCTTTTGCAGGAAAAAGGCCACCGGGTCTTGGTGGTGGCCCAGGGCCTGGGGGAGGCCAGCCGGGTGCCCGTGGCCCTGGTGAACCCTTTAAGGGGAAGGCGCTTCACCCTGGCCCCACGGGGCGAGGAGGCCCTCGAGGCGGCCCTCCGCTTCTATGGCCGCTTTGTGCCCCTGCACCTTGGGGTCTATCGCCCGGTGCCGGAAGGGGAGAGGGGGAAGGTGGCCACCCGGCTTGGGGGGCTTCGGCACACCTGGGAGGAAGGGGGCCTTTTGCTGGAGGAGGCCTTCTGGCTGGAGCCCAGGCTCCTATTGGAGAGGCTTGCGGAAGGGCTTTCCCTCCTAAGGGCCCGGGTTTTGGCCTGGGAGCCTCCCTATTTGGTCCTGGAGGGCGGGGAAAGGGTCCAGGGGGAGGTGCTGGTCTACGCCGGGGGTGGGCAGGGGGCACACCTTCTGGGCCTTTCCGGGCGGCACATCCCCGGGCTGGTCCTCACCCTCCTGGACTACTTTCCCCGGGCCATCAGCTACCGGGTTTATGTGGCGGGAAGCGTCCTTGGGGGAAGCTACCTGCCCCACCAGGGCACCCCTGAGGCCCCGCCCCCCACGGAAGGGGAGGCGGAGTGGCTCCTTAGGGGAGCGGAGGCCCTGTTGGGCTACCGGCCAAAGGTGGCCTCGGCCTGGCGGGGGATGCGCTTCCGGCTGGATGGGCCCGCCCTGCCTGGGGGCATGGCGCCCCCTGAGAGGGGGATTCCCTACCTTTTCCTGGTGGAAGGGGGGTTTGCCCTTACGGGCCTGGGGTCCACGGGGTTCCTCTACGCCCCTTGGCTAGGGGAGAGGCTGCTTCGGGCGCTAGGATGGTAG
- the miaB gene encoding tRNA (N6-isopentenyl adenosine(37)-C2)-methylthiotransferase MiaB, whose protein sequence is MRAHIITFGCQMNEYDSHLVQSELVSLGWELVDSVEEADFVLVNTCAVRGKPVEKVRSLLGQLRKEKERRGLLLGLMGCLAQLDEGQQMARKFGVDVLLGPGALTSLAEALKGNQRFWDLTFKEDLLDYIPPPPKGALSAHVTIIRGCNHHCTYCIVPTTRGPEVSRHPDLILKEIEALKAAGVVEVTLLGQNVNSYGKDQPGFPSFAELLRMVGQMGIPRVRFLTSHPVNFTDDILEAIAETPAITRYIHLPVQSGSDRVLRRMAREYRRAQYLERIRKIREVLPDAVLSTDIIVGFPGETEEDFQETLSLYDEVGYDQAYMFIYSPRPGTPAYKHFQDLPREVKVERLMRLIEKQKEWSYRRNLDWVGKTVEVLVRGVAKEEGYVQGHDRGNHPVLVPAHQAPTPGLYQVEIKQATPHLLFGEVVGAREAAPIPLPVA, encoded by the coding sequence ATGCGCGCCCACATCATTACCTTCGGATGCCAGATGAACGAGTACGACTCCCACCTGGTGCAAAGCGAGCTGGTGAGCCTGGGGTGGGAGCTGGTGGACTCGGTGGAGGAGGCGGACTTTGTCCTGGTGAACACCTGCGCCGTGCGCGGCAAGCCCGTGGAGAAGGTGCGTTCCCTTCTCGGCCAGCTCCGCAAGGAAAAGGAGAGGAGGGGCCTTCTCCTCGGGCTCATGGGCTGTTTGGCCCAGCTGGACGAGGGGCAGCAGATGGCCCGGAAGTTTGGGGTGGATGTTCTCCTGGGCCCTGGGGCCCTCACCTCCTTGGCGGAGGCCTTGAAGGGGAACCAGCGCTTCTGGGACCTCACCTTCAAGGAAGACCTCCTGGACTACATCCCCCCGCCCCCCAAAGGGGCCCTCTCCGCCCACGTGACCATCATCCGGGGGTGCAACCACCACTGCACCTACTGCATCGTGCCCACCACCCGGGGCCCAGAGGTCTCCCGCCACCCCGACCTGATCCTTAAGGAAATAGAGGCCCTGAAGGCAGCCGGGGTGGTGGAGGTCACCCTTCTCGGGCAGAACGTGAACTCCTACGGCAAGGACCAGCCGGGCTTTCCCAGCTTTGCCGAGCTCCTAAGGATGGTGGGGCAGATGGGCATCCCCCGGGTGCGCTTCCTCACCAGCCACCCGGTGAACTTCACCGACGACATCCTAGAGGCCATCGCCGAAACCCCCGCCATCACCCGCTACATCCACCTGCCGGTGCAGTCGGGCTCGGACCGGGTGCTTAGGCGCATGGCCCGGGAGTACCGCCGGGCGCAGTACCTGGAGCGCATCAGGAAGATCCGCGAGGTCCTGCCGGATGCCGTGCTTTCCACCGATATCATCGTGGGCTTCCCCGGGGAAACCGAGGAAGACTTCCAGGAAACCCTTTCCCTCTACGACGAGGTGGGGTACGACCAGGCCTACATGTTCATCTACTCCCCCCGCCCCGGCACCCCCGCCTACAAGCACTTCCAGGACCTGCCCCGGGAGGTGAAGGTGGAGCGCCTCATGCGCCTCATTGAGAAGCAGAAGGAATGGAGCTACCGCCGCAACCTGGACTGGGTGGGGAAGACCGTGGAGGTGCTGGTGCGGGGGGTGGCCAAGGAGGAGGGGTACGTGCAGGGGCACGACCGGGGCAACCACCCGGTGCTGGTCCCCGCCCACCAGGCCCCCACCCCGGGGCTTTACCAGGTGGAGATCAAGCAGGCCACCCCGCACCTGCTCTTTGGGGAGGTGGTGGGGGCCAGGGAAGCTGCCCCCATCCCCTTGCCCGTGGCCTGA
- a CDS encoding YbjN domain-containing protein: MRGLLAASMFLGLALGQGLVKGLSPVEVEGVLRQAGLTYERVDAREFRLEMAGLKKVWLYLDYCQEERCGVLTLSAGFTLDEALDLEVLNAWNRDRRFSRAFLDEEGTVWVESDLDLTGGVSLGAVEAFLDLFAEEILPEFMDHIGFEP, encoded by the coding sequence ATGAGGGGATTGCTGGCGGCATCCATGTTTTTGGGATTGGCCTTAGGGCAGGGGCTGGTCAAGGGCTTAAGCCCGGTGGAGGTGGAGGGGGTTTTGCGGCAGGCGGGCCTTACCTACGAAAGGGTGGACGCCCGGGAGTTCCGCTTGGAGATGGCCGGCCTGAAGAAGGTCTGGCTTTACCTGGACTACTGCCAGGAGGAGCGCTGTGGGGTGTTGACCCTAAGCGCCGGCTTTACCCTGGATGAGGCTTTGGACCTCGAGGTCCTAAACGCCTGGAACCGGGACCGCCGCTTTAGCCGGGCCTTTTTGGACGAGGAGGGAACGGTGTGGGTGGAGTCGGATCTGGACCTCACCGGGGGGGTGAGCCTGGGGGCGGTGGAGGCCTTCTTGGACCTTTTCGCCGAGGAGATCCTTCCCGAGTTCATGGACCACATCGGCTTTGAGCCTTGA
- a CDS encoding NAD(P)/FAD-dependent oxidoreductase, translated as MPDALVVGAGIVGAACAYRLAQAGFKVGVLEKEATFAQGSTGRSAAGVRVQFSEPLNVLLSYYSILEYQAIPEAGYRPIGYLFLVPEALKEAQEEALVTQRALGVPVEKLSLEEAQSHVPFREEGLAYATFGPMDGTIDPHGVTAHYLREARRLGAEVRFSEPLLSARRVKGVWRVETPEGGLEAPFLLLCTGAWTGEVGKRLGLEIPIQPVRRMVFATGPAPFSHAFPLTIDLATGFYLRSEGPRVLLGRSNPDEPPGFQEGMDWGWLAPTLEAGLARFPFLEGLSLDRKASWWGYYEMTPDAGPILGFVEEGLLVAAGFSGHGVQQAAMVGRLMAEEVVHGEARSLDIGPFRLERFQKGALLRERGIV; from the coding sequence ATGCCGGATGCCCTTGTGGTGGGGGCGGGGATCGTGGGGGCAGCCTGTGCCTACCGTCTGGCCCAGGCGGGGTTTAAGGTGGGGGTCCTGGAAAAGGAAGCCACCTTTGCCCAGGGCTCCACCGGGAGAAGCGCCGCCGGGGTGCGGGTGCAGTTCTCCGAGCCCCTGAACGTGCTCCTTTCCTACTACTCCATTTTGGAGTACCAGGCCATACCGGAGGCCGGCTACCGGCCCATCGGCTACCTCTTTCTGGTGCCGGAGGCCCTTAAGGAAGCCCAGGAGGAGGCCTTGGTCACCCAGCGGGCCCTGGGGGTGCCCGTGGAAAAGCTTTCCCTAGAGGAGGCCCAATCCCACGTGCCCTTTCGGGAAGAGGGCTTGGCCTACGCCACCTTTGGCCCCATGGATGGGACCATAGACCCCCATGGGGTGACCGCCCATTACCTTAGGGAGGCCAGGCGGCTTGGGGCTGAGGTGCGGTTTTCCGAGCCCTTGCTCTCGGCCCGCAGGGTAAAGGGCGTGTGGCGGGTGGAAACGCCCGAAGGGGGGCTGGAGGCCCCCTTTCTCCTCCTTTGCACCGGGGCCTGGACGGGGGAGGTGGGGAAGAGGCTTGGCCTGGAAATCCCCATCCAGCCCGTGCGCCGCATGGTCTTCGCCACGGGCCCCGCGCCCTTTTCCCACGCCTTTCCCCTCACCATAGACCTGGCCACGGGCTTCTATCTGCGCTCGGAGGGCCCTAGGGTGCTCCTGGGCCGTTCTAACCCGGATGAGCCGCCGGGTTTTCAGGAGGGCATGGACTGGGGATGGCTGGCGCCCACCCTCGAGGCGGGCCTTGCCCGGTTCCCCTTCCTGGAAGGGCTCTCCTTGGACCGGAAGGCCAGCTGGTGGGGCTACTACGAGATGACCCCCGACGCAGGCCCCATCCTGGGCTTCGTGGAGGAGGGGCTGTTGGTGGCGGCGGGCTTTTCCGGCCATGGGGTGCAACAGGCGGCCATGGTGGGGAGGCTCATGGCCGAGGAGGTGGTCCATGGGGAGGCCCGGAGCCTGGATATAGGCCCTTTTCGCCTGGAGCGCTTCCAGAAGGGAGCCCTTTTGCGGGAGCGGGGGATTGTGTAA
- the icd gene encoding NADP-dependent isocitrate dehydrogenase produces MAYKHIRIPEEGERIAIQDGVLQVPDRPIIGFIEGDGTGPDIWRAAKPVLDAAVEKAYGGKRRIAWAEIYAGEKANAVYGEPVWLPQETLDFIREYLVAIKGPLTTPVGGGIRSINVALRQELDLYACVRPVRWFKGVPSPVKHPELVNMVIFRENTEDIYAGIEWPAGSKEVKKVLDFLKREFPKAYAKIRFPETSGIGIKPVSKEGTERLVAAAIEYAIKEDLPSVTLVHKGNIMKFTEGAFREWGYALARERYGATPLDGGPWHVLKNPRTGREMVIKDMIADNFLQQILLRPDEYSVIATLNLNGDYISDALAAQVGGIGIAPGANINYLTGHAVFEATHGTAPKYAGQDKVNPSSVILSGEMMLRYLGWNEAADLILQAMERTIAKGLVTYDFHRLLQAEGKPATLLKTSEFGRALIEHM; encoded by the coding sequence ATGGCGTACAAGCACATCCGCATCCCCGAAGAAGGCGAAAGGATTGCCATCCAGGACGGGGTTCTCCAGGTTCCCGACCGGCCCATCATCGGCTTCATTGAGGGGGATGGGACCGGCCCCGACATCTGGAGAGCCGCCAAGCCCGTATTGGACGCTGCGGTAGAAAAGGCCTACGGGGGGAAGCGCAGAATCGCCTGGGCGGAGATCTACGCCGGGGAAAAGGCCAATGCCGTCTACGGGGAGCCCGTCTGGCTCCCGCAGGAAACCTTGGACTTCATCCGGGAATACCTGGTGGCCATTAAGGGCCCCCTGACCACCCCGGTGGGCGGGGGCATCCGCTCCATCAACGTGGCCCTCAGGCAGGAGCTGGACCTTTACGCCTGCGTGCGCCCGGTGCGCTGGTTCAAGGGGGTACCTAGCCCGGTGAAGCATCCCGAGCTGGTCAACATGGTCATTTTCCGGGAAAATACCGAGGACATCTATGCGGGGATTGAGTGGCCTGCGGGCAGCAAGGAGGTAAAAAAGGTTCTGGACTTCCTTAAGCGGGAGTTCCCCAAGGCCTACGCCAAGATCCGCTTCCCCGAGACCTCGGGCATCGGCATCAAGCCGGTTTCCAAAGAGGGCACGGAGCGCCTGGTGGCCGCCGCCATTGAGTACGCCATTAAGGAGGACCTACCCAGCGTCACCCTGGTGCACAAGGGCAATATCATGAAGTTCACGGAAGGGGCCTTCCGGGAATGGGGCTACGCCCTGGCCCGGGAGAGGTATGGGGCCACGCCCCTGGATGGGGGCCCCTGGCACGTGTTGAAAAACCCCCGCACGGGCCGGGAGATGGTCATCAAGGACATGATCGCCGACAACTTCCTGCAGCAAATCCTCCTCCGCCCCGACGAGTACTCGGTGATCGCCACCTTAAACCTGAACGGGGACTACATCTCCGACGCCCTGGCCGCCCAGGTGGGCGGGATCGGCATCGCCCCCGGGGCCAACATCAACTACCTCACGGGGCATGCGGTCTTTGAGGCCACCCACGGCACCGCCCCCAAGTATGCGGGCCAGGACAAGGTGAACCCCAGTAGCGTCATCCTCTCCGGGGAGATGATGCTCCGCTACCTAGGCTGGAACGAGGCGGCGGACCTCATCCTCCAGGCCATGGAGCGCACCATCGCCAAGGGGCTGGTCACCTACGACTTCCACCGCCTCCTTCAGGCGGAGGGAAAGCCCGCCACCCTCCTCAAGACCAGCGAGTTTGGCCGGGCCTTGATCGAGCACATGTAA
- a CDS encoding RNB domain-containing ribonuclease, with product MAALVIYKGKPALAEAKGDKLELTLPGGERARVRSKDVLWLHPGPASLDLRVPEGEEETAWELLQGQVISLRELAELVFGAYTPEAVYGAYLLAQRGERFYLEGERVRARTQGELRALLQAKREREERERRFREGVERLREGTLAPEDRPLVQEAEAMALGERRESRVLRALGLPETPEAAHALLLSLGVWWRENPHPKRLGLDLSPPNLPVPPLPEEKRVDLTHLPAYAIDDEESQDPDDAVFAERVEEGFRLWVHVADVAALVAPFSPLDQEALRRGANLYLPEGTVPMLPLGVTEALGLGLREVSPALTFALTVSPEGEILAEEVLLSWVRVKRLSYREAMEVAELGALRELALAFRRKRLAQGGLELRLPEAKVRLEGDEIRIRPLEVYESRIWVQEAMHLAGYAAAHLAYREGLPFPFATQEAPSKRVEGEGLSAMWEQRKALKRAQLKAVPAPHKGLGLPLYAQVTSPLRRYLDLVAHQQLRAWLKGDKPLSQEEVLQRVGAAEAMADLVREGERRSKLHWTLVYLMEKGYEGRGVLVEKRGGQGVFLLPELGLSAQVALPRPLALDTEATLRFLEADLPRLEARFALL from the coding sequence GTGGCGGCGCTGGTGATCTACAAGGGCAAGCCCGCCCTGGCGGAGGCAAAGGGGGACAAGCTGGAACTCACCCTGCCCGGGGGAGAGCGGGCCCGGGTGCGTTCCAAGGATGTCCTTTGGCTCCATCCGGGGCCGGCTTCCCTGGACTTAAGGGTGCCCGAAGGGGAGGAGGAAACCGCTTGGGAACTCTTACAGGGCCAGGTGATAAGCCTCCGGGAGTTGGCCGAGCTGGTCTTTGGGGCCTATACCCCGGAAGCCGTCTACGGCGCCTATCTCTTGGCCCAGAGGGGGGAGCGGTTTTACCTGGAAGGGGAGAGGGTCCGGGCCCGAACCCAGGGGGAGCTTAGGGCCCTTCTCCAGGCTAAACGGGAGCGGGAGGAAAGGGAGCGGCGTTTCCGGGAGGGGGTGGAACGGCTAAGGGAAGGGACGCTCGCCCCGGAGGACCGCCCCCTGGTGCAGGAGGCGGAGGCCATGGCCTTGGGGGAAAGAAGGGAAAGCCGGGTGCTTAGGGCCTTGGGCCTCCCCGAAACCCCCGAGGCGGCCCATGCCCTTCTCCTTAGCCTGGGGGTGTGGTGGCGGGAGAACCCGCACCCCAAGCGGCTTGGCCTGGACCTTTCTCCCCCAAACCTTCCCGTGCCCCCTTTGCCCGAGGAAAAGCGGGTGGACCTCACCCACCTCCCTGCCTACGCCATTGACGACGAGGAAAGCCAGGACCCGGATGACGCCGTCTTTGCCGAAAGGGTAGAGGAGGGGTTTCGCCTTTGGGTGCACGTGGCGGATGTGGCGGCTTTGGTGGCGCCCTTTAGCCCCTTGGACCAGGAGGCTTTGCGCCGGGGGGCTAACCTGTACCTGCCCGAGGGCACGGTGCCCATGCTTCCCCTTGGGGTCACCGAGGCCTTGGGCCTAGGGCTAAGGGAGGTTTCCCCAGCCCTCACCTTCGCCCTCACGGTTTCCCCCGAGGGGGAGATCCTTGCCGAGGAAGTCCTGTTGAGCTGGGTGCGGGTGAAGAGGCTCAGCTACCGGGAGGCCATGGAGGTGGCGGAGCTTGGGGCCTTGCGGGAACTGGCCCTCGCCTTCCGGCGAAAGCGCCTGGCCCAGGGGGGCCTCGAGCTCCGCCTTCCCGAGGCCAAGGTGCGCCTGGAAGGAGACGAGATCCGCATCCGCCCCCTGGAGGTCTACGAAAGCCGTATCTGGGTGCAGGAGGCCATGCACCTGGCGGGCTACGCCGCTGCCCACCTGGCCTATAGGGAAGGCCTTCCCTTTCCCTTCGCCACCCAGGAGGCTCCCTCTAAGCGGGTGGAAGGGGAGGGCCTAAGCGCCATGTGGGAGCAGCGAAAGGCCCTGAAACGGGCCCAGCTTAAGGCGGTGCCCGCCCCCCATAAGGGCCTTGGCCTTCCCCTCTACGCCCAGGTGACGAGCCCTCTGAGGCGCTATTTGGACCTGGTGGCCCACCAGCAGCTTAGGGCCTGGCTCAAGGGGGATAAGCCCCTTTCCCAGGAGGAGGTCCTGCAACGGGTGGGGGCGGCGGAGGCCATGGCCGATCTGGTGCGGGAGGGGGAAAGGAGGAGCAAGCTCCACTGGACCCTGGTGTACCTGATGGAAAAGGGGTACGAGGGGAGGGGGGTCTTGGTGGAGAAGAGGGGAGGGCAGGGGGTCTTCCTCCTGCCGGAGCTAGGCCTTAGCGCCCAGGTGGCCCTTCCTAGGCCCTTAGCCCTGGATACCGAGGCCACCCTCCGTTTCCTGGAGGCGGATCTTCCTCGCCTCGAGGCCCGCTTTGCCCTTCTCTAG